The proteins below come from a single Holdemania massiliensis genomic window:
- a CDS encoding MalY/PatB family protein, which produces MKYNFDQVTDRSHTDATKWYVVQETLDIPDVTPLWIADMDFAVSDPIQQALKKRMECPAYGYTERGPIYAQVMADWFNRRYQYGADPAMMMMSTGVMYSVSAAIRLFSQEGDKILIPTPAYEPFVDKTLSNRRIPILCPMHEEAGYYTLDFEDMEKRIDEKTKIFILCNPQNPTGRVYTKAELEQVAAFCEKHQLKIISDEIHADFVFDGQFMPIININEYTRQNTIACVSCTKSFNLAGLKISGVIIKNPELFKEFKAEAANVGIASINIFALEAMKAAYQFSEDWMDQLLAYIKANRDYADEFFRTRLPMIKTRKPEGTYFFWLDMRDCGIEWEKLNQTCIEEGHVYLSEGKFFGENYLGFERLNLASPRAQLQTGLEKLEKMVLAHQK; this is translated from the coding sequence ATGAAATATAATTTTGATCAGGTGACCGACCGCAGCCATACCGATGCAACGAAATGGTATGTTGTTCAGGAAACGTTGGATATACCGGATGTCACGCCGCTGTGGATTGCGGATATGGATTTTGCGGTTTCCGATCCGATTCAGCAGGCTTTGAAAAAACGGATGGAATGTCCGGCCTATGGATATACGGAACGTGGTCCGATCTATGCGCAGGTCATGGCGGACTGGTTTAACCGCCGCTATCAATACGGAGCAGATCCAGCAATGATGATGATGTCGACCGGTGTCATGTATTCTGTGTCCGCGGCGATCCGGCTATTCAGTCAGGAAGGCGATAAGATCCTGATTCCAACCCCGGCTTATGAGCCGTTTGTCGATAAGACGCTGTCCAACCGGCGGATTCCCATTCTGTGTCCGATGCACGAAGAAGCTGGATATTATACCCTGGATTTTGAGGATATGGAAAAACGCATCGATGAGAAGACGAAAATCTTCATCCTATGCAATCCGCAGAATCCAACCGGCCGGGTGTATACAAAGGCGGAATTGGAGCAGGTTGCTGCCTTCTGTGAAAAGCATCAGCTGAAAATCATTTCCGATGAAATTCATGCCGATTTTGTGTTTGACGGTCAGTTTATGCCGATCATCAACATCAATGAATACACTCGTCAGAATACGATTGCCTGTGTTTCCTGCACCAAGTCGTTCAATCTGGCCGGCTTGAAAATTTCCGGCGTGATTATTAAAAATCCGGAGCTGTTTAAGGAATTCAAGGCGGAAGCGGCCAATGTCGGCATCGCCAGCATCAATATCTTTGCCCTGGAAGCAATGAAAGCTGCGTATCAATTTTCGGAGGACTGGATGGATCAATTATTGGCCTACATCAAGGCGAACCGGGATTATGCCGATGAATTCTTCCGTACACGGCTGCCGATGATCAAGACCCGGAAACCGGAAGGAACGTATTTCTTCTGGCTTGATATGCGTGACTGCGGCATCGAATGGGAAAAACTGAATCAGACCTGCATTGAGGAAGGGCACGTTTATTTGTCGGAAGGCAAATTCTTCGGTGAGAACTACTTGGGCTTTGAGCGCTTAAATCTGGCCAGTCCGCGTGCTCAGCTGCAGACCGGTTTGGAAAAACTGGAAAAAATGGTTCTGGCTCATCAGAAATAA
- a CDS encoding HD-GYP domain-containing protein, producing MKNDPSQREAVITAYLSALRARDKETSSHSLRVSRLACEMAAELAWSEARCQKLKEGALMHDLGKLAISDAVLLKPGRLDDWQWQQMRKHPAEGARLIRQTPILNDLAPMVLQHHERWDGKGYPYGLKAAEICEEARVLALADAYDAMICRRPYHAPMPLSEVLSQIEQGRGNQFDPELTDCFLRLHPPIHPPF from the coding sequence ATGAAGAATGATCCATCGCAGCGGGAAGCCGTCATCACAGCCTATCTGTCAGCCTTGCGCGCTCGCGACAAAGAAACCAGCTCTCACAGTCTGCGGGTGAGCCGGCTAGCCTGTGAAATGGCAGCTGAATTAGCCTGGTCTGAAGCTCGTTGTCAGAAGCTGAAGGAAGGCGCATTGATGCATGATTTAGGCAAACTGGCGATTTCCGATGCCGTTTTGCTGAAGCCGGGACGCCTGGACGATTGGCAGTGGCAGCAAATGCGGAAGCATCCTGCCGAAGGAGCACGCCTGATTCGCCAGACCCCCATCCTCAATGATCTGGCTCCCATGGTTCTGCAGCACCATGAACGCTGGGACGGAAAAGGCTATCCCTACGGTTTAAAAGCAGCGGAGATCTGTGAGGAAGCGCGGGTGCTGGCTTTGGCTGATGCCTATGATGCGATGATCTGCCGACGTCCTTATCACGCGCCTATGCCGCTGTCGGAAGTGCTGTCACAAATTGAACAGGGCCGCGGGAACCAATTTGATCCTGAACTGACGGATTGTTTTTTAAGACTGCATCCTCCGATTCATCCTCCTTTTTGA